The Shewanella pealeana ATCC 700345 genome contains the following window.
CGAAGGTAGCTAAAACATCAGGGAAGTCAGACTACATCAGCACACAGCAACGAGTGAATGCAGCTCTTAAGGAGGTGCAGCCCGCCAGGCAGTAGCTTTAATGGGCAGTGAAAAACAGTATCAACCAAAAGGTATTTATCTTTCAGTTCAATTTATTCTAGTTGGCCATTAAATTTCTAGGCTGAGATGGTGCGATGGCCAACGGTGATTTTCCAACTATATTATACGTTTGATTTGGTAAACGCGGCCTTCACGATTGTAAAGCCGACTAAGCCTAAAATCGCACCTGTTACTTTATCAATGTAATAAGCCAGCTTAGAAAATTTACTCCTGACTTTATCGCCAGACAAAAAAATTACAATTGCTGAATCCCAAATAAACACTATGGAAGTCATCCAAATTCCCAGCATGATTTTAAATGTAAGGCTTACGTCTTTAGTTAACACAACCGTAAATAAGCTTAAATAAAATAGAATATTTTTTGGGTTTAAAATTGCAGACATAAAACCAATAATAAACTCCTTGAATAAAGTGGTCTCATTATGAGCCCCCCGATTTACTTGAGAAGACAAACCAGCGTAATCGCTTTTTTTTGCACGTAAGGCTTGAATTGCTAAATATATTAAAAACAACCCTCCTGCAATTTTTAGCCCTACCATAATATATACAGAACTCGCTAATAATGAACCCACGCCAATTAAGCATAATGCTATATATAATGCATTAGCAATTGATATGCCCAGTGCGACTCCTATGGCTTTTTTGCTTTCATTTTTAACGGCACTCTTTACAAGGATAACAAAATCAGGCCCTGGGCTAATTAATGCTAAAAAATGAGCAAAGGCAACAGTAGCAAAAATTCCTATCAAGCTTATGTCCATCTAAAGTGACTCCATAAAAATAAAACACAAAAATTACAATAAAATATAACAGTGTATTAGCGCTAACTTCGATAATACTCTGCGGGGATTTGCGGTATCTCGTCTGGGTGGGAAGTTATTTATTTGCAATGATATTAGCAAGTTACCACTAAGATGGTTTTCGAGCAATATGCATTATGGATGGGAGCCATGATAATTTAGATAATCGAGATTACCTTCCGTCGTTAAGCGGCAGAAATTGCTGTTAAATTCCATAGTTTCAAACTATTAGTAGTGGTTAGTGGTTAGTGGTTAGTGGTTAGTGGTTAAAGCCTAACCATAGACAGCCATGATAAATGGCATGTTTTGTTGCCCTCTCACTAAGCTTTAGTTATTACTGAAGTAGGAGGTCTTATGCTTCTCCTTGTAAGCCAATCCCAGAAGTACGCTAATTAGTCTTGAACCCTCTATTTAACAAGAAGTCCCTATTACCATTGTTGTAGCCGTGTTGTTCGTCGGGCTTTCTTGTGTGGTGATGACAAATACACAGGTAAGAACTATGACCATCGCCGTGGTTGGGTAGAGTCGCAATTACTGAAGTTAACAGAGGTATTTGCCATTGATGTAGCAGCCTATGCACTCTTGGTGACAGAGAGGGAGTAACCATCTGCATGTAGTGCTTTATATCGACTTAGAAACAGTTAATCACTGGTCTGATAAAGAGGTGGTCGAACAGTGGCATTAATTTCTCACTGCAAGATTACCTAACACTTGTAGATGAAACAGGCCGAATCATTCGTGATGATAAACGAGGAGTCATTTCTCCTAGCGCAGAAAAGATATTGAATAGACTCAATATTCCAAGCGATAACTGGCTTAAGATCACCACCGAATTTGGTAAACTGTTTCATGGCCCTGTTGGTAATTTAGAGGAACTTACGGATTACTGCGAACACTTAGATAAGCGACGACGGCACTTCGCTAATAGTTGCCAATATTTACAAGTTGGCTAAGAATTTCTAAACAAATCACTCGCTTTACCGTTCTACTTCGGTTGTTTTTCCACGCTCGCTTTTTAGCTTATTTACTCACGCTGCCTGAATTTCATCCGGTTAATCACTAGATTTCTTGCTCGCCATCAAATAATGCTTCATCTCATATTTTTAGTTCGAGAAAGACTCCGTTATAACGGTTATATTGTTGATTATTAATGGGTGGCTTTTATTAGTTTTTGTTTATTAGTTTGCTGCAGAAAACATCTGAATCCCCATCGGAGTTGCCGAAGTACATTGGAATCAATCGCGTGATGCCGACAGGGATGTCGGCATAGCTTTCGCGGGGCAGGATGTCCCATCGGAAGCGTTAGCGATTTATCCATAAGTATGAGGATCAACAACTTCGTCGGGGCGGCTAGGGTGAAGCTGTAGTCCCCCTTTTGCCCGAGTGTGAGCTGGAAGCTCACGACTTTGAGCAGGCGTAGCCTGATGCATTACCAATGTGGGGCGAAGCGCCACGACTTTAGTTGTTAGACGAAGTCTAACTGGAAGAAATAATTAATGATTAACCAAGAATATTACGTTTGGACTGAAGACTGTCAGTTTGGCTTACTCGATGCGGCCAATGAGTTTACAGAAACGGTTCAAAATAAAAGAGAGTTGCTGTCAGTAGATGAGGCTTTAGCGTACAAGATGACGACTCAAGGTGACAGTGAAGGGTTCGCGGATGTGTACTGCTCACCTAAGTATCTGCTGAGTGAAAAACTGTACGCTTTACTGCGTCCATTTGACTTAGAGTATGTGCAATTTATTCCTGCAAATATTGACCAGAAAGCTGAAAAATTTTACCTGTTAAAAGTCATCAATTTCATTTCACTCATTGATGAGAAAAAATCAAAAGTGACCATAAAAAGGGGCAACATAAAAAATGTTGATAGGTTTTTATTATCAAGCGAGCTGGCTAATATCAATCTAACAGATAGATTGATATTTAAAGTTGGTCATAGCCCGGTAACTGTGGTGCACAAATCAATAGTCGATTCCTTAAACACGCAGAATCTCCAAGGCGTGCATTTTATTCCTGTTACTGCTTGGAGTGCTTGGTTGGCGACCAAATAGCTTAATGATAGACACCTATGTTAAATGCCTATGTTAAATGGTAGAGAACATAAACATTTTTAGCTCTTAAAGTATCAGCCGTAGGCTGATTTATTGTAGGAAAGTATGACCAAATATTTAATTACTTTTTCAGTAATGTTTTCCATATTTGCATGTAGTAGTGATACCACTAGATTAAACCAAGCGCATATCCTTACATTGGATGATGTGAGGTTTGATAAAAATACAAATACGATAGTTCATTACACCGCTGATTATAAAGATATTGTTATCCCAAGTGATTTTAATGGTGTACCAGTAACCTTTATTGAAGATAGAGCGTTTGCTAAAAATGCCCTCACCAGTATAACTCTCCCTGACTCGGTTACGGATATAGGAGAAGAGGCCTTTGCTGAGAACGCTTTAGTCAATGTCACCATTCCTGACTCGGTTACACGCATCGGAAATTGGGCGTTTGCTAAAAATGCCTTGATGAACGTTACCATTCCTCACTCTGTTACGCATATTGGAGATTGGGCGTTTATTAATAATGCCCTAACCAGCGTCACAGTGCCTAATTCCGTTACATATATAGGATTTAGGGCATTTAAAAATAATGAGCTTGCAAGCGTTAGCATTCCTAACTCAGTTACCTATATGGGAAAGGAGTCGTTTAGTAACAATGCCCTGACAAGCATCACTATTCCAAGTTCCGTTAACTCTATCGCAGATGATGCGTTTGCTAATAATGCCCTAGTGAGCGTCACTATTCCTGATTCCGTTAACGCTATCGGAGATGATGCGTTTGCTAGCAACGCCCTGACGAGCGTCGTCATTCCTAATTCCGTTACCTTTATAGGAAAGCGTGCGTTTAGTCACAATGCCCTGACGAGCGTCACTATTTCTGCTTCCGTTAGCTCTATAGGAAGTGGCGTGTTTTCTGACAATGCACTGACGAGCATCACCATTCCCAACTCGGTTACGTCTATAGGGTTTGCCGCGTTTTCTCACAATGCTCTAACGAATGTCATCATCCCTGATTCCGTTACCTCTATTGGAAACAAGGCTTTTTTTTACAATGCACTGACGAGTATCACCATTCCTGATTCCGTTACTTCTATAGGGTATGCAGCATTTTTTAAGAATGCCCTGACGAATATCACCATTCCCAGTTCTGTGACCTCTATAGGATATACAGCGTTTGCTAACAATGCCCTGACGAGCATTACCATCCCCGATTCCGTTACCGTTATCGAAGATGAGACATTTATTAATAATGCTTTGACGAGCGTTACCATTCCAAGTTCGGTAACCTCTATAGGAATTGCAGCGTTTGCAAACAATACCCTGAGAAGCGTCACCATTCCTGATTCCGTTAACTCTATCGGAGATGATGCGTTTGGTAACAATACCCTGACGTGCGCAACCATTCCTAATTCCGTTACCTCCATCGGAAGCAGGGCGTTTGATTGGAATGTTGCAATAATAAGGAAATAACCGCCCCCCAATCGTAGACAGCTGGTAAGCCCCTAGAGCACCTATTTCCCCATCGGAGTTGCCGAAGTACATTGGAAACTCTTTATAAACCAGAGTCAGGTGATGCCGACATGGATGTCGGCGTAGCTTTCGCGGGGTTGGCCGTTACTTGGCCTACATGTCATCACGGCTTTGTTCGACCGATAGCTCGCACTTTAGGTGTAGCCTCATGACGCTTTATCAAGCGTCGCTTGATTGCTTAAAACAAAGTTTGTAGACCTAGGCTAACGTCAAGGCGAAAGCTGATCTGTGACACCACCGCATATCCTATTACTTCGATTCGCATTTTCCTGTTCTGCACAGTACTCTTCTCTCCCGCTATCTATTTGTTTTCTTATTTGATTCCACCGCCAAGGATGCCATATGGCCCAGTTTGATAAGTATGTTTCTATCGTTGTCGATCCTCGCTCTCCTGAGAGTATTAGCAGTGCATTAGCTGAGTATCGTCAGCACATAGAGAAGGGTTCGGCGTTTCGCTTAACCATGAACCTGTTGCTCAATGTGCAGTTTGTTAAGTCTGGTGGGGTTGCACTGACTATCGAAGATGCTGGCGATAACCGCACTTTGGTAGAGCAGGCCATTAATGCCTGTCGCGATGAACAGAAGTTAAGCTATATCAGCGAACCTGTGCTGTTTGGCGCTGCATTGAACTTCCCTGAGTTGATGCCTGCGGTGGTTGAAACTGTCGAAGCCTTGGTGGCGTTCTCTCGTAGCCGCAACGATTCTAACGATCTCTGGATAGATGACTGCAATGCCTTTGGTATCGAAGCTCTGTATATGCTGATAGAAAGCGATGCTTCTTATAGCCCAATGCTTGCTCGCTTCCTTGTGCCTTACTGGGATACCCAGACCATGACCGCACCGCTGTGCTTGCTTAGCAATTTAGTTAGCAAGCATGGCTGGAGCCGTGATTTGATCAAGGCTTATGTCTGGTGTGATGGGGCTGAGGTGCGCCGTTATTTTTTTGAAGGAGAGGATTATGATGCGCGACAGCCAGACTTGTTAGCGCATTTCGAGTCTCATCCTGACGATTACAGTTACTTTAAAAGTGAGCTACTAGCACGACTGCAAACTAGCCCCATATTGGTGTTTGCTGACGAATCGAACTCTTTGACTCAGATGTTGTTTGAGTACTACGGCACCATGGGCGCTTGGCCTGTGGGATGTGAGCGCTGGGATCTGCAAGAGCAGGTAGAATCCTCACAAGAAGAGTGGCAAGACAGGGTAAAGCAGCAGCTTATTTGCGGCGCTAAAGTTGAAGACGAAATCATCGCCTTAGCGGCAATACTCACTGAAACTCACAACGAATCAGACTTTTTTGCTT
Protein-coding sequences here:
- a CDS encoding leucine-rich repeat domain-containing protein, coding for MTKYLITFSVMFSIFACSSDTTRLNQAHILTLDDVRFDKNTNTIVHYTADYKDIVIPSDFNGVPVTFIEDRAFAKNALTSITLPDSVTDIGEEAFAENALVNVTIPDSVTRIGNWAFAKNALMNVTIPHSVTHIGDWAFINNALTSVTVPNSVTYIGFRAFKNNELASVSIPNSVTYMGKESFSNNALTSITIPSSVNSIADDAFANNALVSVTIPDSVNAIGDDAFASNALTSVVIPNSVTFIGKRAFSHNALTSVTISASVSSIGSGVFSDNALTSITIPNSVTSIGFAAFSHNALTNVIIPDSVTSIGNKAFFYNALTSITIPDSVTSIGYAAFFKNALTNITIPSSVTSIGYTAFANNALTSITIPDSVTVIEDETFINNALTSVTIPSSVTSIGIAAFANNTLRSVTIPDSVNSIGDDAFGNNTLTCATIPNSVTSIGSRAFDWNVAIIRK
- a CDS encoding imm11 family protein; this encodes MINQEYYVWTEDCQFGLLDAANEFTETVQNKRELLSVDEALAYKMTTQGDSEGFADVYCSPKYLLSEKLYALLRPFDLEYVQFIPANIDQKAEKFYLLKVINFISLIDEKKSKVTIKRGNIKNVDRFLLSSELANINLTDRLIFKVGHSPVTVVHKSIVDSLNTQNLQGVHFIPVTAWSAWLATK
- a CDS encoding LysE family translocator, which encodes MDISLIGIFATVAFAHFLALISPGPDFVILVKSAVKNESKKAIGVALGISIANALYIALCLIGVGSLLASSVYIMVGLKIAGGLFLIYLAIQALRAKKSDYAGLSSQVNRGAHNETTLFKEFIIGFMSAILNPKNILFYLSLFTVVLTKDVSLTFKIMLGIWMTSIVFIWDSAIVIFLSGDKVRSKFSKLAYYIDKVTGAILGLVGFTIVKAAFTKSNV